Proteins co-encoded in one Actinomadura luteofluorescens genomic window:
- a CDS encoding ArsR/SmtB family transcription factor translates to MMSVGTDVLRLLADPLRARIVSLLAAEALCNCHLVEETGAKQTNISNHLRVLREAGLVDTEPCGRFTYYRLCPEALEQLAAELGELAAAAREVQTHQRKRPCT, encoded by the coding sequence ATGATGTCAGTCGGTACTGATGTGCTCAGGTTGTTGGCCGACCCGTTGCGCGCACGGATCGTGTCGCTGCTGGCAGCGGAGGCGCTGTGCAACTGCCACCTCGTGGAGGAGACCGGCGCCAAGCAGACCAATATCTCCAACCATCTGCGGGTGCTGCGTGAAGCGGGCCTGGTGGACACCGAGCCTTGCGGGCGTTTCACCTACTACCGGCTGTGTCCCGAGGCGCTGGAGCAGTTGGCCGCCGAACTCGGCGAGTTGGCCGCCGCCGCCCGCGAGGTCCAGACCCACCAGCGAAAGAGGCCTTGCACGTGA
- a CDS encoding three-helix bundle dimerization domain-containing protein, which yields MITRPGEALFDRIAVRLAGRFHGLVSTETARSLVVDPYGQLRATSNVDAHLVVLAERFAAERLTALAQAEGRLDKPVPEVLFACDANAGRSQMVAAPAMARGHGRLQARSAGIAPAAELEPAVAETAASATRSTRSSSTCSPLSAIPALDQQRTSDA from the coding sequence GTGATCACGAGACCCGGTGAGGCGTTGTTCGATCGCATCGCCGTGCGGTTGGCTGGACGGTTCCACGGGCTGGTCTCCACCGAGACCGCCCGAAGTCTGGTCGTCGACCCCTACGGGCAGTTGCGGGCCACTTCCAATGTCGATGCCCATCTGGTGGTGCTGGCCGAACGGTTCGCCGCCGAGCGGCTCACCGCTCTTGCCCAGGCTGAAGGGCGGCTCGACAAACCGGTCCCCGAGGTGCTGTTCGCCTGCGACGCAAACGCCGGCCGGTCCCAGATGGTCGCCGCGCCGGCCATGGCGCGCGGGCACGGGCGGCTGCAAGCCCGCTCGGCCGGCATAGCGCCGGCGGCCGAACTGGAGCCGGCCGTGGCCGAGACCGCCGCATCCGCGACGAGATCGACCCGCTCGTCATCGACCTGCTCGCCGCTCTCGGCCATCCCGGCCCTCGACCAGCAAAGGACCTCCGATGCCTGA
- a CDS encoding barstar family protein, which produces MTSGDYVVIMEFRPGVTAVDHAEAAGLVRTARDEGAIVHLLAGAVDRTTFFEAVRSTFPLDPPLSSSHVWDALEDSLWEGLLQTGHRTQVIVWPDASAFQTAAPNDYATAIQVLTAVSQALADREATVGNPVTLSIFVTAHGT; this is translated from the coding sequence ATGACCTCGGGTGACTACGTTGTGATCATGGAATTTCGACCTGGGGTGACTGCCGTCGATCACGCTGAAGCCGCCGGGCTGGTGAGGACCGCGCGCGACGAGGGCGCCATCGTTCATCTGTTGGCAGGCGCAGTGGATCGCACGACCTTCTTCGAGGCGGTCCGGTCGACATTTCCGCTGGACCCGCCTCTGTCGAGCAGCCACGTCTGGGACGCCCTGGAGGATTCGCTCTGGGAGGGGCTGCTTCAGACAGGCCACCGAACTCAGGTGATCGTCTGGCCGGATGCGTCAGCATTCCAGACTGCCGCACCCAACGACTATGCGACCGCGATCCAAGTCCTGACAGCGGTATCTCAGGCCCTGGCGGATCGGGAGGCAACAGTCGGCAACCCGGTGACGCTCTCGATCTTCGTCACTGCTCACGGGACGTGA
- a CDS encoding SulP family inorganic anion transporter yields MLPTTLRSSRVLRNEITASLVVFLVAMPLCVGVAVASGVPAELGLITGIVGGLVTGLLPGSSLQVSGPAAGLTVLVYEAVQTYGLSTLGAIVLAAGLLQLLLGALRMGRWFRAISVAVVEGMLAGIGLTIIAGQLYAMADATAPGSGMAKLAGLPGLLLDSTGSAAALAALGVGAGTVALLAGWAHLPERVRKVPAPLAAVALATGASFLLDLPVARLDVQGLLGAVQPPGIGDVARLAEIGVLGTVLAFALISSAESLFSAAAVDRMHDGPRTDYDKELMAQGTGNTVCGLLGALPMTAVIVRSATNVQAGAQTKASRVLHGLWILLFAAAFPAALGIIPLAALAGVLVHAGWKLMPVKQLRPLWRRHRGEALILVLTATAVVVLNLFEGVLLGLVLAVIKTAWETSHIQIEVDETEEAADANGRPVRVALAGHATFLRLPQMLDTLEKLPRDRPVQLDLTGLRHLDHACHTALMNWVERHNQASLDMVSVGDARS; encoded by the coding sequence ATGCTCCCAACGACCCTGCGGTCCTCCCGAGTGCTTCGCAACGAGATCACCGCGTCCCTTGTCGTCTTCCTCGTCGCCATGCCGCTGTGCGTGGGAGTCGCGGTCGCCTCCGGCGTCCCGGCCGAGCTGGGCCTGATCACCGGCATCGTCGGCGGCCTGGTGACCGGTCTGCTTCCCGGCAGCAGCCTCCAGGTCAGCGGTCCCGCCGCGGGCCTGACCGTCCTGGTGTACGAGGCCGTCCAGACATACGGCCTGAGCACGCTCGGCGCGATAGTCCTCGCGGCGGGCCTCCTGCAGTTGCTGCTCGGCGCGCTGCGGATGGGGCGGTGGTTCCGCGCGATCTCCGTGGCCGTGGTGGAGGGCATGCTCGCCGGCATCGGCCTGACCATCATCGCCGGGCAGTTGTACGCCATGGCCGATGCCACCGCGCCCGGCTCGGGCATGGCCAAACTCGCCGGGCTGCCGGGCCTGCTCCTCGACAGCACCGGATCAGCCGCGGCGCTGGCCGCGCTCGGCGTCGGCGCGGGCACCGTCGCACTGCTGGCGGGATGGGCGCACCTGCCGGAACGAGTCCGAAAAGTTCCGGCGCCGCTCGCGGCCGTGGCTCTGGCCACGGGTGCGTCCTTCCTGCTGGATCTGCCCGTGGCCCGGCTGGACGTACAGGGCCTTCTCGGAGCCGTCCAGCCACCCGGCATCGGCGACGTGGCCCGACTGGCCGAGATCGGCGTCCTCGGAACCGTGCTGGCGTTCGCGCTCATCTCTTCCGCGGAAAGCCTGTTCAGCGCCGCCGCGGTCGATCGCATGCACGACGGCCCCCGCACCGACTACGACAAGGAGCTCATGGCCCAGGGCACCGGCAACACCGTGTGCGGGCTCCTGGGAGCCCTGCCGATGACGGCGGTGATCGTACGCAGCGCCACCAACGTGCAGGCAGGAGCGCAGACCAAGGCTTCGCGCGTCCTGCACGGGCTCTGGATTCTCTTGTTCGCCGCGGCCTTCCCTGCGGCGCTGGGAATCATCCCGCTCGCCGCCCTCGCGGGCGTGCTCGTGCACGCCGGCTGGAAACTCATGCCTGTCAAGCAGTTGCGCCCCTTGTGGCGCCGTCATCGCGGCGAGGCACTGATCCTCGTCCTCACGGCCACGGCAGTGGTCGTCCTCAACCTGTTCGAGGGAGTGCTGCTCGGCCTGGTGCTGGCTGTGATCAAGACAGCCTGGGAGACCTCGCACATCCAGATCGAGGTGGACGAGACGGAAGAGGCGGCCGACGCGAACGGGCGTCCGGTACGTGTCGCCCTGGCCGGCCATGCGACGTTCTTGCGGCTGCCGCAGATGTTGGACACCCTGGAGAAGCTCCCCCGAGATCGGCCGGTCCAACTGGACCTCACCGGTCTGCGGCACCTGGACCACGCCTGCCACACGGCGCTGATGAACTGGGTGGAGCGCCACAACCAGGCGAGCCTCGACATGGTCTCGGTCGGAGACGCCCGATCCTGA
- a CDS encoding vWA domain-containing protein has translation MRAAGDRPYLASALYSLTVVPSDGVPTMGVDRHWRCYVSPSFVAASSVPELAGEWIHEVAHLLRNYHGRADLLPTADRRDQARLNVAQDCEMNDDLLADRLELPEGRAAPGDFGLETGRLFEEYLPHLPPSAQCFDCGSGAHGAPGDWEILGPGGQGGVSTVEAEALRRHTAEAMRAQRNRGSLRGGWQRWAEQLLEPAVDWRRVLAGAVREAVALAAGGVDYTFHRPSRRTAALRGVVLPSLRRPLPVVAIVIDTSGSMGEDDLATALAEVTGVLQEVGVRGEPDHRARLRRRRAHRGAGDVRAAGRAQRRRRHRHAGRHPGGPNAPVS, from the coding sequence GTGAGGGCCGCTGGCGACCGGCCCTATCTCGCCTCGGCGCTCTACTCGCTGACGGTCGTACCGAGCGACGGGGTGCCGACGATGGGCGTCGATCGGCACTGGCGGTGCTACGTGTCACCGTCCTTCGTCGCGGCGTCCTCTGTCCCCGAACTGGCGGGCGAGTGGATCCACGAGGTGGCACACCTGCTGCGGAACTATCACGGCCGTGCGGACCTGCTGCCGACCGCCGACCGCCGCGACCAGGCGCGCCTGAACGTCGCCCAGGACTGCGAAATGAACGACGACCTGCTCGCTGACAGGCTGGAGCTTCCCGAGGGCCGGGCGGCACCCGGCGACTTCGGGCTGGAGACCGGACGGCTGTTCGAGGAGTACCTCCCCCACCTGCCGCCGTCGGCCCAGTGCTTCGACTGCGGCTCCGGCGCCCATGGCGCACCCGGCGACTGGGAGATCCTCGGGCCCGGCGGGCAGGGGGGCGTCAGCACGGTCGAGGCCGAGGCACTGCGCCGCCACACCGCCGAGGCCATGCGCGCCCAGCGCAACCGCGGCTCCCTTCGGGGAGGCTGGCAACGCTGGGCGGAGCAGCTCCTCGAACCGGCGGTCGACTGGCGCCGCGTGCTCGCCGGAGCCGTGCGAGAGGCGGTCGCCTTGGCGGCCGGAGGGGTCGACTACACCTTCCACCGTCCGTCCCGCCGCACCGCCGCGCTGCGCGGCGTCGTCCTGCCGAGCCTGCGACGCCCACTGCCGGTCGTCGCGATCGTCATCGACACCTCCGGATCCATGGGCGAGGACGACCTCGCGACGGCCCTCGCCGAGGTAACCGGCGTACTGCAGGAGGTCGGCGTTCGGGGGGAACCGGATCACCGTGCTCGCCTGCGACGCCGACGTGCACACCGCGGCGCGGGTGACGTCCGCGCAGCAGGTCGCGCTCAAAGGCGGCGGCGGCACCGACATGCGGGTCGGCATCCGGGCGGCCCGAACGCCCCGGTGTCATGA
- a CDS encoding class I SAM-dependent methyltransferase, translating into MNIVNTHQSEAWNGYEGRHWADHHNRYDTLVTGLNEPLFAAARIESGHRVLDVGCGAGKTTRIAALRAGHTGHAVGIDLSGPMLERARGTAEEEGITNVTFGRGDAQVHAFPRAHFDVAVSRGGVMYFADPVAAFSNVREALKPGGRLAFVCGRTTDEDETGRVWAAMARHVPLPDPAEDDAPGPMNFTDKDRIVSVLTAAGLTAHRPGKEG; encoded by the coding sequence ATGAACATCGTCAACACCCATCAGTCCGAGGCGTGGAACGGGTACGAAGGCCGTCACTGGGCCGACCACCACAACCGGTACGACACGCTCGTCACCGGTCTCAACGAGCCGCTGTTCGCGGCGGCGAGGATCGAGTCCGGGCACCGCGTGCTGGACGTCGGCTGCGGCGCCGGGAAGACCACCAGGATCGCCGCGCTCCGTGCCGGGCACACCGGTCACGCGGTCGGCATCGACCTGTCCGGGCCGATGCTGGAACGGGCCCGCGGTACGGCTGAGGAAGAGGGCATCACCAACGTCACCTTCGGAAGAGGCGACGCGCAGGTCCACGCCTTTCCCCGGGCGCATTTCGACGTGGCCGTCAGCCGCGGCGGCGTCATGTACTTCGCCGACCCCGTCGCGGCGTTCTCCAACGTCCGCGAGGCGCTGAAGCCCGGCGGGCGGCTGGCCTTCGTGTGCGGTAGGACCACCGACGAAGACGAGACCGGCCGCGTCTGGGCGGCGATGGCGCGGCACGTCCCGCTTCCCGATCCTGCCGAGGACGACGCGCCAGGGCCGATGAACTTCACCGACAAGGACCGCATCGTGAGCGTGCTCACCGCGGCCGGCCTCACCGCCCACCGCCCTGGAAAGGAGGGCTGA
- a CDS encoding YHS domain-containing protein — protein sequence MLFIELFVPKGALSLQEREGLAERLTPARLFSASEEGTEHIAPDSGVGDLFASLSHVVVHEPETWIAAGGPGERRHFVVNVHVAAWAREMGEHLIAAITRELVEADARGAETQVLVHVLGVPEGGYGIDGRMRRSSDLLEMIEQARTGSPAEAPPGTFVDPVCGARVPVETAVVLEREGTTYGFCCSHCRGHFAKRSAPAR from the coding sequence ATGCTGTTCATCGAACTGTTCGTCCCCAAGGGCGCGCTCAGTCTGCAGGAGCGGGAGGGCCTCGCCGAGCGACTCACCCCAGCGCGGCTTTTCTCGGCTTCTGAAGAAGGCACGGAGCACATCGCCCCCGACTCGGGCGTGGGCGATCTGTTCGCATCGCTCTCCCACGTCGTGGTCCACGAGCCGGAGACCTGGATCGCCGCGGGCGGGCCAGGCGAGCGACGCCACTTCGTGGTGAACGTCCACGTTGCCGCGTGGGCCAGGGAGATGGGTGAGCACCTCATCGCCGCGATCACCCGGGAGCTCGTGGAGGCCGACGCGCGCGGAGCGGAGACGCAGGTGCTGGTGCACGTCCTCGGCGTGCCCGAAGGCGGCTACGGGATCGACGGCCGGATGCGGCGTTCCTCGGATCTGCTCGAGATGATCGAGCAGGCCAGGACCGGGTCCCCGGCGGAGGCGCCGCCGGGGACGTTCGTCGATCCGGTGTGCGGGGCGCGGGTCCCGGTGGAGACGGCCGTCGTCCTCGAGCGGGAAGGGACCACGTACGGCTTCTGCTGCTCCCACTGCCGTGGTCATTTCGCCAAGCGGTCCGCTCCGGCTAGGTGA
- the arsB gene encoding ACR3 family arsenite efflux transporter has product MTTTQDPGTVPGPQGDGVVGGLSTLDRFLPVWIIAAMALGLGLGRAVPGLDDALAKVEAGGISLPIALGLLVMMYPVLAKVRYDRLDTVTGDRRLMIASLVLNWVIGPAVMFALAWTFLPDLPEYRTGLIIVGLARCIAMVIIWNDLACGDREAAAVLVALNSVFQVIAFGALGWFYLQVLPGRLGLETDEADFSVGKIVVNVLVFLGIPLAAGYLTRLFGERARGRAWYEERFLPRIGPVALYGLLFTIVILFALQGDTITNQPADVARIALPLLAYFAVMWGGSFALGRAVRLSYPRTATLAFTAAGNNFELAIAVAIGTFGVTSGQALSGVVGPLIEVPVLVGLVYVSLWLRRRYQVGGGDRR; this is encoded by the coding sequence GTGACCACCACGCAAGACCCCGGCACCGTCCCCGGGCCACAGGGTGACGGGGTGGTCGGCGGGCTGTCGACGCTCGACCGCTTCCTGCCCGTGTGGATCATCGCGGCCATGGCGCTCGGCCTCGGGCTGGGACGCGCAGTTCCCGGACTGGACGACGCCCTGGCCAAGGTCGAGGCGGGCGGGATCTCGCTGCCGATCGCTCTCGGCCTGCTGGTGATGATGTACCCGGTGCTGGCCAAGGTCCGCTACGACCGGCTGGACACCGTCACCGGAGACCGCCGCCTGATGATCGCCTCGCTGGTGCTGAACTGGGTGATCGGCCCGGCGGTGATGTTCGCGCTGGCCTGGACCTTCCTGCCCGACCTTCCCGAGTACCGCACCGGGCTGATCATCGTCGGCCTCGCCCGGTGCATCGCCATGGTCATCATCTGGAACGACCTGGCCTGCGGCGACCGCGAGGCCGCCGCCGTCCTGGTCGCTCTCAACTCCGTCTTCCAGGTCATCGCGTTCGGCGCGCTCGGCTGGTTCTACCTTCAGGTCCTGCCCGGTCGGCTGGGGCTGGAGACCGACGAGGCGGACTTCTCGGTCGGCAAGATCGTGGTGAACGTGCTGGTGTTCCTGGGCATCCCGCTGGCGGCCGGATACCTCACCCGCCTGTTCGGTGAACGCGCCCGCGGCCGCGCGTGGTACGAGGAGCGGTTCCTGCCCCGGATCGGTCCCGTGGCGCTGTACGGGCTGCTGTTCACCATCGTCATCCTGTTCGCCCTGCAAGGCGACACCATCACCAACCAGCCCGCCGACGTCGCCCGCATCGCCCTACCGCTGCTGGCCTACTTCGCGGTGATGTGGGGTGGGTCCTTCGCCCTTGGCCGTGCCGTCCGGCTGTCCTATCCGCGCACTGCGACGCTGGCGTTCACCGCTGCCGGGAACAACTTCGAGCTGGCCATCGCCGTGGCGATCGGAACCTTCGGCGTCACCTCCGGGCAGGCGCTTTCTGGCGTGGTCGGCCCGCTGATCGAGGTCCCGGTCCTGGTGGGGCTGGTGTACGTGTCGCTGTGGCTGCGCCGCCGATATCAGGTCGGCGGCGGTGACAGGAGATGA
- a CDS encoding MarR family winged helix-turn-helix transcriptional regulator — MIAEVCGATAFSGGGAVRQGRKILMTDDAPRRNNVRGQAAGDVEVGDIDEVTSAILTASRFLVAVSARSLAAVEEAVTLPQFRLLVVLSSQGSAKLVSLARSLDVNPSTAMRMVDRLAAAGLVSRQASPHSGREVQITLTATGRGVVDDVTARRRAEITDVVARMPAGQRLALVVALRALSEAGGEPPVPTPVPLGLTRPVLIGLA; from the coding sequence GTGATCGCCGAGGTCTGTGGCGCGACCGCGTTCAGTGGCGGGGGCGCGGTGCGGCAGGGTAGAAAAATCCTTATGACCGATGACGCGCCGCGCCGCAACAACGTTCGCGGCCAGGCCGCGGGGGACGTCGAAGTGGGCGACATCGACGAGGTGACCTCGGCGATCCTGACGGCCTCCCGGTTCCTGGTGGCGGTCTCGGCGCGTTCCCTGGCGGCTGTGGAAGAGGCCGTCACCCTTCCGCAGTTCCGGTTGCTGGTCGTGCTCTCGTCGCAGGGGTCCGCCAAGCTCGTCTCCCTCGCCCGGTCGTTGGACGTGAATCCGTCGACGGCCATGCGGATGGTCGACCGGCTCGCCGCGGCCGGCCTGGTCAGCCGGCAGGCCAGCCCGCACAGCGGACGCGAGGTCCAGATCACGCTCACCGCCACGGGTCGCGGCGTGGTCGACGATGTGACGGCGCGGCGCCGCGCCGAGATCACGGATGTCGTGGCGCGGATGCCGGCCGGGCAGCGGCTGGCGCTCGTCGTCGCCCTGCGGGCGCTCAGCGAGGCGGGCGGTGAGCCGCCGGTCCCCACTCCCGTGCCGCTGGGCTTGACGCGCCCCGTTCTGATCGGTCTAGCCTGA
- a CDS encoding carbonic anhydrase, translating to MRTFIDHARTFGSRAAENGGELHRLADGQSPLALFITCSDSRVIPSLFTGARPGELFELRTAGNIVPPYRLDRPTSEAATIEFAIEILGVADVVVCGHSHCGAVGALVRGDDLSAAPAVRTWLAEAAGTSPRLPGNAASERAASPSAGCGDLAAAVQRHVLDQLERLRAYPGVAERAADGRIGLHAWYYEVHTGSVLAHRPDADTFSPL from the coding sequence ATGCGCACTTTCATTGACCATGCCCGAACGTTCGGCTCCCGGGCAGCGGAGAACGGCGGAGAACTGCATCGGCTCGCCGACGGCCAGTCGCCTCTGGCGCTGTTCATCACCTGCTCCGACTCGCGCGTGATCCCTTCCCTGTTCACCGGAGCCCGTCCAGGCGAGCTGTTCGAGCTGCGCACGGCGGGCAACATCGTTCCGCCGTACCGGCTGGACCGTCCCACCAGCGAAGCGGCCACCATCGAGTTCGCGATCGAGATCCTCGGCGTCGCCGACGTCGTGGTGTGCGGGCACTCCCACTGCGGGGCCGTCGGCGCCCTGGTCCGCGGCGACGACCTCAGCGCCGCCCCGGCCGTCCGCACATGGCTGGCCGAGGCCGCCGGCACCTCGCCGCGTCTGCCCGGTAACGCCGCATCCGAGCGGGCGGCATCCCCCTCCGCCGGCTGCGGCGACCTGGCGGCGGCGGTCCAGAGACATGTGCTCGATCAACTGGAGCGGTTGCGCGCCTATCCCGGCGTGGCCGAGCGGGCCGCCGACGGCCGGATCGGCCTGCACGCCTGGTACTACGAAGTGCACACCGGATCGGTGCTGGCGCACCGGCCGGACGCCGACACCTTCTCTCCCCTGTAG